From Coffea eugenioides isolate CCC68of unplaced genomic scaffold, Ceug_1.0 ScVebR1_2815;HRSCAF=3914, whole genome shotgun sequence, one genomic window encodes:
- the LOC113757180 gene encoding uncharacterized protein LOC113757180: MVPPPTYPYGMPAWYNPQAVCAYHSGAPGHSTVDCKALKHRIQDMIEAREIVIRKKEAQGTNINRNPLPEHANTIGVILDDAEYEEQVQKLAREAEVFGVTDQPFIMEVPFEEDKRPFILDLTLAESKALEPVVIEFPEQEPVLSLQRVPWNYDEPVIQIGEKSIAKEEVSVVTRSGRIASPFGATVPIQVNNPELPAKPTVTEKEALDFLKRLQRSEYIVVEKLSKSPAQISMLDLLFSSDMHRDALLEMLTKAQIPKDISVANFSHVVGSVLFTKQITFSDDELPAKGIGHNKALYIAVSCNGKILPKVLIDNGSALNICPWSTLEKLGLQDIKLRPSGTIVRGFDGARREPIGEVDLVIEMGPAQFQIACQVMHFPSVYNVLVGRPWIHKSGAVPSSLHQLLKFIVNDKLITIFAEEDCLVIADSGSKEDGSRSAIVTPHSTADIVSVSWITKEERALSKASVMMAKEMIRGGYEFDKGLGRDLQGILKPVKIVEKKDSFGLGFRPTARDIKEMKECKRAEKEGRPRALDIPPLHYTFPRPTEVITSEINPVDGIETSLAQLFVGATFEDSFPAEAEFPDVPEGSISNWTAEFLPIRKEFR; this comes from the coding sequence atggtaccccctcctacctatCCATATGGCATGCCCGCTTGGTATAACCCAcaagctgtctgtgcttatcattcaggggcaCCCGGACATTCGACTGTTGATTGCAAGGCTCTTAAGCATAgaattcaagatatgattgaagcCAGAGAGATTGTAATTAGGAAAAAGGAGGCACAAGGGACGAATATAAATAGGAACCCCTTGCCTGAACACGCTAATACCATTGGGGTCATTCTGGACGACGCAGAGTATGAGGAGCAAGTCCAGAAATTGGCAAGGGAAGCTGAGgtgtttggggtcacagaccaaccATTTATAATGGAGGTGCCATTTGAGGAGGATAAAAGaccttttattttggatctcaCTCTAGCTGAGAGCAAGGCTTTGGAGCCAGTGGTCATCGAATTCCCAGAGCAGGAGCCTGTTTTGAGTTTGCAGCGAGTGCCGTGGAACTACGATGAACCTGTCATACAAATTGGAGAAAAGTCAATTGCCAAAGAAGAGGTGTCAGTGGTCACCAGATCTGGGAGGATTGCAAGTCCGTTTGGAGCTACCGTTCCGATTCAAGTAAATAACCCCGAGCTGCCTGCTAAACCAACAGTTACTGAGAAGGAAgccttggattttcttaaaaggctccaAAGAAGTGAATATATTGTAGTCGAGAAGCTAAGCAAGTCGCCCGCCCAAATATCCATGTTGGATCTGCTCTTTTCTTCGGATATGCATAGGGATGCGTTGCTCGAAATGCTGAccaaagctcaaatccctaaggACATTTCGGTTGCTAATTTCTCACATGTGGTTGGGAGTGtgttatttacaaaacaaattacTTTCTCTGATGATGAATTACCGGCAaaaggcattggacataacaaggctCTGTACATAGCTGTGAGTTGCAACGGGAAAATTTTGCCAAAGGTGTTGATTGACAATGGATCTGCGCTTAATATCTGCCCTTGGAGTACCTTGGAAAAGCTAGGGTTGCAAGATATCAAGCTGAGGCCCTCAGGGACCATAGTtagaggttttgatggagcacgAAGGGAACCTATAGGAGAAGTGGATTTAGTCATCGAGATGGGGCCCGCACAGTTTCAGATAGCTTGCCAAGTCATGCATTTTCCTAGTGTTTATAATGTTTTGGTTGGAAGGCCGTGGATTCATAAGTCCGGAGCTGTGCCTTCTTCATTGCATCAATTGTTGAAATTCATAGTAAATGACAAATTGATAACTATCTTTGCCGAGGAGGATTGCCTCGTGATTGCTGATTCTGGGTCCAAAGAAGATGGTAGCCGAAGCGCCATAGTAACCCCTCATAGCACAGCTGATATCGTCTCCGTAAGTTGGATAACAAAAGAGGAACGAGCTTTGTCAaaggccagtgtcatgatggctaaggaaatgatcCGCGGAGGATATGAGTTTGATAAAGGGCTGGGACGTGATCTGCAAGGAATTCTGAAGCCAGTGAAAATTGTGGAGAAAAAGGATTCATtcggtttgggtttccgaccaacCGCTAGAGACatcaaagaaatgaaggaatGCAAGAGAGCAGAGAAAGAAGGCAGGCCAAGGGCCCTTGATATTCCACCACTGCATTATACTTTTCCACGACCGACCGAGGTGATCACATCAGAGATTAACCCAGTTGACGGAATCGAAActagtttggcccaattgttcgttggggcgACATTTGAAGACAGTTTCCCAGCTGAGGCCGAGTTTCCCGACGTCCCTGAAGGATCCATttccaattggacagccgagttTCTGCCCAttcggaaggagtttcggtaa